The DNA region CTGCTGTGAACGCGGAGCTGGGCGCAAACGGGGTGATCGATCTGTCGCCAACGGCGATTACCCAAGGGCTGGTAGAGGCAGCGGTGCATGACAACGGTGGCACCCTGCCTGACTGGTGGTACAGCGCCACCGGCGGCAGCGGCAATTTCGATCAGACCTATCAGCGTGCGCAGTCAATTGCTGACTCTTACGGCAGTCTGCTCAACCCTCAGAGCTATATGGCCAGCCTGTCGGCGCAGTTGACCGCGCAATACGCAAGCTACGGAAATTATTATCAGGAACTGACCCTGAATCTTGACTCCAACCTGGGTCCGCAAAGGTATTATTTCTCGCAGAACGGCGGCTTGACCTACCGGCCGTTCTTTACGGCCTCCAATATCATTCTTCCCGGCGTCGATCCCAATACCTCGAACCCCTGGGACCTGATCAGTGTGATCAACGCGCCTGTTGGCATCAACGGCGGGCTTTACGTGCTGGAGAAGGACACCGCAGCCTTCTCGGCCAGCAATGCGGCGGATACGGTCTTTGCCCCGGCAGGCCGCCCGGTCAATTTGCTGGCGGGCGATGATACGTTCAACTTTGCCCAGGATGCCGCGGGCGGCACCGGTGTCAGCCCCTATTATCAGACTGTCACCGCCGGGCTGATCGACGGCGGCGATGGTTTTGACACGCTGAGCACCCTGGGCCTGACCGAGGGCAACGCTGCGGGCTATACCGGCGATATCGTCATCGACCACAATACGGTGCGTTATGTCACCGGGCCGTTCTACGGTCTGGATGCGTCGAACTTCCGCACCATTGCCACGCACCGTAACTTCGAGGAGTTCCACACCGGCAGCCTGCGCCTGTTCGACATGCGCCAGTCCGCATACGCGGTGAAGCTGGTGACAGAGAATGCGACGGACGGTGTTTCGCAATCTCATATCTATGGCTCTGCCTACGGCGACACGCTGATTGTTGACAGCGGCCGCAGTGTCACCGCCCGCATCACACTGTGGCAGGGTCAGGTCACCTCGGTCAGCTATGGCGACAACAGCAGCCAGCTGATTGCGGTCGACGCAGGCGCTGGTCATGACTATGTCGCGGGCGAGCTGGTCAATGGGGCCTCATACCAGGGCGGTGCAGGTATCGACACGTTTGAGATCCTGACCCCGGACGTGAACCGCGCGCCGGAGCCCAGTGTCATTGCCAACACCTACTTCGTGACCTCTCTGGATCTGGAAACCGGTGCGACATGGATGCGGACCCACGCGGTGGGCAATTCAATCCACTCCTGGATCACCACGCCGCATTATGACGTTCTGGTCCACACCGACACCACCGCCACGGTGCAAGGGTTCGAATGGGCCGTCGGCAGCCAGTACAGCGACATTATCTATGCGCAGAATGCGGGTTCGCGCATCCGCGGCCAGGCGGGCGACGACACGCTGCACGGGCGCGATGGCCGGGACCAGCTTTATGGCGGCGACGGCCATGACTCGCTGCTGGGCGGCGGCGGCACCGACCGGCTTCAGGGCGGCAACGGCAACGACACGCTGGACGGCGGCGCGGGCCGCGATGTCATCATGGGCGGCAGCGGCGACGATGTCATAACCGACCTGCAGGGAGCCAACCTGATTTCCGGCGGCGCGGGCAATGACCGCATCACCACCGGGGACGCCGCGAACGAGATTTTCGGCAGCAGCGGCAACGATACCATCACAACCGGCAATGGTGCCAACACGATCTCTGGCGGGGCCGGCAATGATCGCATCTACACCGGCAGCGGAAATGACAGTGTCGATCTCGGCGCGGGAGTAGATGAAGTCCTGGCCGGAGCGGGTGATGACACAGTTACTGACACCTGGGCCCCGGGAGGTCTGATCTCCTACTACGACCGTCTGACGCTTCAGCCTGTGTACCGCAGTGCCACCGTGGATGGCGGCGAAGGGTACGATGTTCTGACCCTGGACATCAGCGGCTCATCCATGCTGTTCACGGATTTGGCTATCTTCCGGTCTGAGAGCTTTTCTTACGATTTTGTCACTGGCGTCAGCCACGGTGCTCTGCCCACCAGCTATGTCAATTTCGAGGAAATCCACCTGACCGGCGGCAATATCACCGTCGATATGGTGGATTGGCTGGACTACGAGCCGGACTTCTGGCCATCGATTGCAGGCCATGACCTCAACAACGCGATCGGCACCGGCAGCGGCAATGACAATGTGGCGCTGGGGGCGGGCAACGACACCTATTACGCGGGCCTGGGCAATGACACCATTGCCGGGGAAAGCGATTACGACACGCTCGACTACAGCCGCCTGGATGCGGGGTATACCGTCGATTTCTCCGGGCTGGATGCCAATGGAAATGGCTCCATCCGCATTCTGAACAGCGACGGCACGCTGGCGGCAACGGATACGGTGTCCGGCTTTGAGGCGATCACCGGCACCGCCCATGGCGAGGCGATCGCGCTGGATACGGGCGACAATGAGCTCCGCGGCGGCGGCGGCAACGACACCCTGCGCGGCGGCGCGGGCAACGACCGCTTCCTGTTCGGGTCGAACGACGGCGCGGATGTGCTGCCGGATGCGGCAATCGGCGATGTGCTGGTGTTTGAAGGCCCGGACAGCAGCGCGGCGCCGTCGCTGGCGCGCACCGGCAGCGCCGGGAATTACACCTATACCGTCACCTTCGGCAGCACCACGGCGACGTTTTCCTCGCCTGATCTGCTGGACCTGAATGCCACTTCGGCCAGCGCCGGCGGCATCACCACCTGGGAGATGACGGTGGCGGACGGCACGCTGGTGGCGCGCGATGACAGCGGCGCCGCCTTCAACACCGATGAGGACACGGTGCTGACCACCGGCGACGTGCTGGCCAATGACACCGATCCGGGCATCGCCAATGTGCAAATCGTGTCCTTTGACGCCGTCTCGGCGCACGGCGCCACGGTGACGCGGGTGCCGGGCACCGGCCAGTTCACCTATGATCCGGCCAATATCTTTGACGGGCTGATCGACGGGCAGTTTGCCACCGACACCTTCACCTACACGATTTCCGACGGCACCACGACGACCACGGCCACCGTCACCATCAATATTGCAGGCTTCACCGACAACCCGGTCGCCTATGCCGACAGCGCCACCACCAGCGAGGACGCGCCGGTCACCATCGACGCGCTGGCCAACGACCTGGACCCGGGCGCGCAGGATGCTGTTGTTTCGCAGTATGACAGCACCGGCACTGGCGGCGGCACGGTGGTCTACAATGGTGACGGCACCTTCACCTATACGCCGGGCGCAGGATTCAACAGCCTGGGCGCAGGCGAGACCGGCACCGATACCTTTACCTATACGCTGGACGACGGGCGCTATGCCTCCACCACCTCCGTCACGGTGACGGTGACCGGGGTGGACGATCCCTTTACCGCGCAGGACGACAGCCGGGTGGTGCTGGAGGATCAGGTCCTGACGCTGGACGTGCTGGCCAATGACATCGACCCCGACGGTGATCCCGTCAGCCTGGTGAGCGTGGGCACGCCCAACGTGGGCACCGCCGAGATCGTCAATGGCCAGATCGTCTATACTCCGCCGCTGAACTATAACGGGCCGGTCACCTTCACCTATGACGCCACCGATGGTCTGAGCACGCAGACAGCCACGGTCTCGCTGAATTACGTGGCGGTGGATGACGCGCCGACCATCGTGAATGACACGGTCACCGCCACCATCGGGCGCGGGCCGGTGGTGATTGACGCGCTGGCCAATGACTACGACCCGGAAGGCGGGGCGCTGACGATCTGGGCGGCAAATGCCTGGTCCTCGCAGGGCGGGGCGGTGCAGATCGTTGACAACCAGATCGTCTGGAACCCCGCATCGAACTTGGGGCCTGGGACCTATCAGCTGTACTACGGCATCCGCGATGACGCGGGGCACGTCACCTACAACGGGCAGATCGACGTCACGCTGATCAATGAGCAGGCGCCCTATACGGTCAACTATATCCTGACCGCCGCAGAGGATGTGCCGTTCACTTTCACCGGCACCGAGTCCTATTTCGACCGCAACGGCGACACCCTGTCGGTCGTCAGCGTTCAGACGGAGAACATCGCCAACGCAACCGTCGCCCAAAACCCGGACGGGACGTATACGGTCACACCGGATGCCAACTTTGTCGGCATCGTTTACGTGCCGGTGGTTGTCACCGATGGCCTGCATGAGGTCACCCATACCCAGCAGATCGATTTCCGCAACACCTATGATCCGATCACCCTGAACGGCGATACCTACCGCATCCGGCCGGATGAGCTGCTGACCGTGAGCACGGTGGATCTGCTGGCCAATGACGTCAATCCGGACGGCGCCTTGAACGGCTGGGTGACGTCCGTCGGGCTTGGGGTCAACGGCACCGTCACCGGTTATACCGGCGAGAGCCAGAGCATCAATTACGCGACCTCAAGCCACCCGGGCATCATGACCGGTCCCAGCGCTATACTACTGGAACAGTGGGGCGGGCGGGTCAATTTCACGCCGGATGCCGGGTTCCACGGGATCGCCAGCTTCCAGTACAATTTCTTTGAGAGCGCGATCCACGCCTATACCGCCGTCAACGGCACCGTCACCGTCTATGTCGACAATGATGTGGCCGCCGCAGACGACACCGCCAGCACCGCCGAGGACACTGCCGTCATCATCAATGTTTTGGCTAACGACAGCGATGCCGATGGCGATGCGATGGTGGTGCACCGGGTGGATCAGCCCGCCAACGGCACCGCCGAGGTGCTGGCGGACGGCACCATCCGGTACACACCGGACGCCAACTTCAGCGGCACCGAGACGATCACCTATTACGTGGGGTCTGAGTTCCAGCCGGAAAGCGCGGCCAGCACCGCGACCATCACCGTCACGGTGACACTGGTCACCGATGCGGTCACCGCGGTGGATGACAGCGTCACCACAGCGGAGGACCAGCAGGTCGTGCTGGACCTGACGGCGAACGATCTCAATCCGGACGGGCTGGGCGGCGCAGTGCTGTCTGTTGGCACGCCGGGGCATGGCGCTATCGTGCAGAGCGGCCAGACATTCACCTATGTGCCGGATGCCGATTTCAACGGCACCGACAGCTTCAGCTACACCCGCGAGGACGGGCTGGGCGGCACCACCACCGCAACAGTCACCGTCACTGTGACCGGGGTGAATGACGCGCCTGTTGCCAATGCCGACAGCGTGACGGTGGCAGAGGACGGTAGCCTGACCTTTGACCCGCGCAGCAATGACAGCGATCCCGAAGGCACCGCGCTGAGCATCACCGGCCTGGGCACGCCCGCGCATGGCAGCGTTCAGATCAACGCCGATGGCACCGTGACCTATGTGCCGGATGCCAACTATTTCGGCAGCGACAGCTTCACCTACACGGTAAGCGACGGCGAACTGACTGCGACAGCCACCATCACCGTGGCTGTGCAGCCGGTGCAGGACGCCCCGGTGGCGGTGAATGACAGCGCCAGCACGGCGGAAGACACCGCCGTGGTGATCGATGTTGCCGCAAATGACATGGAGCTGGACGGCGAGGCTCTGACAGTTACCGCCGTCACTGGCGCCGCCAATGGCCAGGTGCAGTTCAGCGGCGGCCGGATCACCTATACGCCGGATGCGGATTTCAACGGCTCTGAGCAGCTGACTTATACAGTTTCGGACGGAAATGGCGGCACCGCCACTGCAACGGTGGACATAACCGTAACGCCGGTGAACGATGCGCCGGTAGTGGTGAATGACACATCCTCCGCAGCGCAGAGCGCCACGCAAACAGTGGCACCGCTGGCGAATGACAGCGATGTGGACGGGCTGCAGCTGAGCATCACCGCTCTGAACGGCACCGCGGTGCAGCCGGGGCAGTTTATCAGCCTCGCCAGCGGTGCGCTGGTGTTCCTGAACGGCGACGGCACGGTCAGTTTCTTCCCCGGCGGCAGTTACGACCACCTGGCGTTGGACCAAAGCGCCATTGAAACCGTTACCTATACCATCTCGGATGGCGCAGGCGGCACCTCCTCTGGCACCATCCAGTTCACCGTGACCGGCATCAACGACGCGCCTGTTGCGGCGCCGGACAGCGCTGCCACGCAGGAAGACACCGCGGTGACGGTGGGCGTGCTGACCAATGACTGCGACGCAGAGGGCAACCCGCTGACCCTGACAGCGGTAGCAGACCCGGCGAACGGCACGGTGAGCTTCACTGCAGGCGGCAGCATCACCTTTACGCCGGATCAAAACTTCAACGGCACAGAGGTGATCACTTACACCGTGTCTGACGGGCTGGGCGGCAGCAGCACCGGCACCCTGACAGTCACCGTGGCCCCGGTGAACGACCTGCCGGTGGCGGCAGATGATGCGGTCTCCACCAATGAGGACACCGCCGTCACCATCGATGTGCTGGCCAATGACAGCGATGCGGAGACAGCCAATTTGCTGGTCACTGGCACCACTCAGGGCGCAAATGGTACTGTAGAGATCGTGAACGGCCAGCTGGTCTATACGCCGGATGCCAATTTTCATGGCACCGACAGCTTCATCTATACGGTGAACGACCGCCAGGGCGGGAAAGCTGAAGCCACGGTCACGGTCACCGTGCAGCCGGTGAATGACGCGCCGGTGGCTGCAGGCGACACGGCAACCACCAGCGAGGACAGCCCGGTCACCCTGGCGCCGCTGGCCAATGACAGAGATGCGGAAGGCGGCGTGCTGGCGATCACCGCACTGGACGGCACCCCGGTGACCGAAGGCGGCAGCGTTACCCTGGCCAGCGGCGCCATTGTCACTCTGAACGCGGACGGGACCGTCACCTTTGATCCCAACGGCGCTTATGACAACCTGCAGCCCGGCGGCAGCCCGGCGGTGGTGCAGATCCCCTACAGCATTGCCGATTCCGGCGGGCTGGCGGACTCCGGCGTGATCGAGATCACGGTGACCGGGGCGAACGACCCGGCTGCATTCTCGGGCCAGCTGAACGCGGCGATGTCCGAAGACGGCGCCGGCACCAGCGGCCGGATCGCCGTCACCGATCCGGACAGCCTGCAGCAGATGACCCCGGGAAGCTATACCGGCAACTACGGCAGCCTCAGCCTGGCGGCGGACGGCAGCTGGAACTACACCCGCACCGCAGTCCTTGATTACCTGGAGCCGGGCCAGAGCGTCATTGACAGCTTTGCCCTCACTTCAGCGGATGGAACGCCGGCCGCCCTGGAGATCACCATTGAGGGCGCGCTGGATCATCTGGCCATCACCGGCACAGCCGCGGGCGAGAGCCTGACCGGGGGCAGCGGCAACGACACTCTCTCCGGCCTGGGCGGTGATGACACCATGACTGGCATGGGTGGCAATGACATCATCGAAGGCGGCTCTGGCTTTGACTATGCTGCCTATCTTGGCAACAGCGACGAATTCACCTTTGCCCTTGCAACAGACGGCCGCGGCATTCTGGTAACGGATTCCAACGCGCTTGACGGGCTGGATGAGGGGACCGATCTGCTGTTGGCGGGCACTGATGCCATCGTGTTTGCAGATGATGCGGTCGGCAGCATCGTCTGGCAGGGGGACCAGGCGGTGTCGATGGAATTGCGTCAGAACGGCCAGCTTATCTCGCGGCTGGGCGAAACAGCGGACGGGCTGGGGAGGGCCGTCACCTATCAGGACGGTGTCGTGGCAACTGTGACTTTCACAGATACCAGTGCGGACGGCAGTGCGCAGCCTTGGGCGTCGCTTACCCGGACCCTCAACAGCAGCGGTCAGGTGGCGCAAAGCGAAATCGTCTTTGACAATGGCACGACCCGTTCGGTTGTGAACAACTACGAGAACGGTGTCCTGGCCACCCGCACGCTGACAGACGGTGCAGGCAGCGCCAGCAGCGCCCGCTGGCAAAGCATCCAGCGCAGCATGGATGCCAGCGGCAATGTCCTGCAGTCAGACATCGTCTATGACGACGGCACCACAAGATCCGTGCAGAACAGTTTTACGGATGGCATCAGAACCGGTCAGGTTTTAACCGACGGGGACGGCGCGCAAAGCGGTGCCCGCTGGCAGGCTATAGCCCGCACTTTTGATACCAGCGGCAACATTCTGAGCACCGAAGTGAATTTTGACGATGGCACCTTGCAGATGCGCGAGAACACCTGGAGCGGCGGTGTCCTCGCGGCACAGGTCATTACAGACGGCACCGGTACGCAAAGCAGCGCCAACTGGAGCCGTCTGGAGCGCTTTTTTGACGCGGACGGCAGCTTAGCCCGCAAAGTCATCAATTGGGACGATGGGGACCGCACGATTGCTCTCTATGACGCTGGAATTCTGACAACACTGACCCGCGAAGACCTGAACGGCGACCAGCCGTTCGATAGCAGAACAACGGTCTTTGCTCCGGATGGATCCATTATTGATACAACATTTGTCTGGGATGTGATCGGGTAGGCTGCGCAGTCTTGATCAGCCACTTCCGGGCCGCAGCGCTGAAGCGGGCCCGCGAATGATAAGTAATGGCAGCAAGGTTAAAGCGGCATTCGCGATCATTTCGGCCTGTGCTGTTCTGATGCTTGTTGAGGGCCTGATCGAGATTGCCGATCCGGCCTGGTGGGAAGATTGGGAGAAGTATCACTTCCTGGAGCTTCTGGTCACAGTAGGCCTGCTGTTTGCCGTTGCTTTCCTGAGCTTCGAAGTCCGGGCGATGCGGCAGGCCGCCGATACCATGGCGGCAAAGCTGGAGGCTGCGTCCGGCTCGTTCAATCAGCTGCTGGAAGCGCACTACGATGCCTGGGGGCTCACACCAACCGAGCGGGAGGTGGCGCGGCTGGTGCTTAAGGGCTGTTCCAATGCCGAAATCGCCGAGATCCGCAATGCCGCGACCGGAACGGTCAAGGCTCAGACCCACTCGATTTATGCCAAGTCCGGGCTCTCAGGAAAGAGCCAGCTGATGGGTTTCCTCTTGGAAGAGCTGACGGATGGTCACTCTTTGAAGTAGGCAGTGTAGCGAAAACGCCCGGCAGCCGTACATTCGCTTCAGAAAATGCAGCGAGCGGGTGCAGTCATGTCTGGCCAGACGGTGTCGCTGCTAAGGAGCTCAGGGCTGCAAAGAGCCTGTTCTTTGCCGTTTAAGCTTGCGCCCCTCCGCCAGAGTCCGGTTCCAGGGACGCTTTCCTACAGCAAGCAAATGCGGGCCCGGTGCCCGTTTGGGCCGGCATTGTTTTGGCCAATGGCGGCTTCCCACGCATTTCACCCGTCAATGTCTCGCGCAGCATCGGTCAATCCGGACTTAAACCGGTGCTCTGCTGCATCAGGCGTAACTGGCAGTAAATGCGGCAAAGCCTGCTGCCGGAGGTGATCCGCCCGAAGGCGGACCATCAAGTTTGAGCCTCAGCCGACGATCATCTGCTTCATGCGCAGGGCTTCGTATTCCAGCTCCTTCAAGCGGAAGTTCACCACGTCGCCGACGGTGATCATGCCCGCGAGCTTGCCGTCCTTCAGAACCGGCAACGGTGGAACCGCCGCCCTGTTCACCGACTCGTGAAGACGTGATAACGCCCGTCCCCCTGCCGCCGCTCAGGTGGTATGATGTGCTGTGAGGGATCGAGATGGCCGGGGAGGACGGCGTGCGGGCCTATGAGCTGACCCGCAACCTTCTGTTCGAGCAATCCAACCTGTCGCGCATCCTGGCCCAGATGGTGAAACAGGAGCTGGTGCGTGAAACCGTGTTTCAACGTGACCGCCGCGGCAAGCTGCTGCACCTCACAGAGACCGGCGCGGCGCTGCGGTTGCAGATGTGGCAAATCTACGGTGCAGCGATAAAACAGGCGATGGAACCCTTGGACAGCGCGGAGGATCTGGAGGTGTTTCTGGAACGCCTGCAAAAGACCGGCGGCGGGCCGTTTCCGTGATGAAAAGAAACTGACAGCGCCAATCAGAATATAACCTTACAGCGCCGTTACTTGGCACAAATTGGTTGAGCAGTTTCTATGGTTTTCCTGGAGTATAGCTGACGGAGACTGCTTGGGCTCGGATAACCCCGGACAGTCCAAATACCGGCTCGATCTGTAGCTCGTAGACGCCTGTATTCTCACCGGAACGAACCCGTTTCAGGGACAACCCGCCGATGACATTCTGATGGTTGAATCCTTCAATCTCTAGTTCGAAAATCCGATCCATCGTAAACGTGACAACCGCATGTTTTTC from Leisingera sp. S132 includes:
- a CDS encoding Ig-like domain-containing protein codes for the protein MVKTVTTDAGAFAVYEAYLRAAEGGSEPLLDLSDAGFYGSSGQGMTAAELQQENIDISAALLAGEQGYGGANPLSVEAVSQIAESLLAQVSQVSGLTAEPNANFTDAELQARADQLSADMLAEFQAQIAANPSVAVVLPSTPEQEAQFNQGVVTAVKDLADARGYFQKLAAGDTSPEVIGLTVAAAVKTATSILAVLPLPPAAKAAVNIVNFATYLAPGIAAAVKGDGDPAALLTIGLQMATSVLTWGASDYFFDYIAPVIVSAAVNAELGANGVIDLSPTAITQGLVEAAVHDNGGTLPDWWYSATGGSGNFDQTYQRAQSIADSYGSLLNPQSYMASLSAQLTAQYASYGNYYQELTLNLDSNLGPQRYYFSQNGGLTYRPFFTASNIILPGVDPNTSNPWDLISVINAPVGINGGLYVLEKDTAAFSASNAADTVFAPAGRPVNLLAGDDTFNFAQDAAGGTGVSPYYQTVTAGLIDGGDGFDTLSTLGLTEGNAAGYTGDIVIDHNTVRYVTGPFYGLDASNFRTIATHRNFEEFHTGSLRLFDMRQSAYAVKLVTENATDGVSQSHIYGSAYGDTLIVDSGRSVTARITLWQGQVTSVSYGDNSSQLIAVDAGAGHDYVAGELVNGASYQGGAGIDTFEILTPDVNRAPEPSVIANTYFVTSLDLETGATWMRTHAVGNSIHSWITTPHYDVLVHTDTTATVQGFEWAVGSQYSDIIYAQNAGSRIRGQAGDDTLHGRDGRDQLYGGDGHDSLLGGGGTDRLQGGNGNDTLDGGAGRDVIMGGSGDDVITDLQGANLISGGAGNDRITTGDAANEIFGSSGNDTITTGNGANTISGGAGNDRIYTGSGNDSVDLGAGVDEVLAGAGDDTVTDTWAPGGLISYYDRLTLQPVYRSATVDGGEGYDVLTLDISGSSMLFTDLAIFRSESFSYDFVTGVSHGALPTSYVNFEEIHLTGGNITVDMVDWLDYEPDFWPSIAGHDLNNAIGTGSGNDNVALGAGNDTYYAGLGNDTIAGESDYDTLDYSRLDAGYTVDFSGLDANGNGSIRILNSDGTLAATDTVSGFEAITGTAHGEAIALDTGDNELRGGGGNDTLRGGAGNDRFLFGSNDGADVLPDAAIGDVLVFEGPDSSAAPSLARTGSAGNYTYTVTFGSTTATFSSPDLLDLNATSASAGGITTWEMTVADGTLVARDDSGAAFNTDEDTVLTTGDVLANDTDPGIANVQIVSFDAVSAHGATVTRVPGTGQFTYDPANIFDGLIDGQFATDTFTYTISDGTTTTTATVTINIAGFTDNPVAYADSATTSEDAPVTIDALANDLDPGAQDAVVSQYDSTGTGGGTVVYNGDGTFTYTPGAGFNSLGAGETGTDTFTYTLDDGRYASTTSVTVTVTGVDDPFTAQDDSRVVLEDQVLTLDVLANDIDPDGDPVSLVSVGTPNVGTAEIVNGQIVYTPPLNYNGPVTFTYDATDGLSTQTATVSLNYVAVDDAPTIVNDTVTATIGRGPVVIDALANDYDPEGGALTIWAANAWSSQGGAVQIVDNQIVWNPASNLGPGTYQLYYGIRDDAGHVTYNGQIDVTLINEQAPYTVNYILTAAEDVPFTFTGTESYFDRNGDTLSVVSVQTENIANATVAQNPDGTYTVTPDANFVGIVYVPVVVTDGLHEVTHTQQIDFRNTYDPITLNGDTYRIRPDELLTVSTVDLLANDVNPDGALNGWVTSVGLGVNGTVTGYTGESQSINYATSSHPGIMTGPSAILLEQWGGRVNFTPDAGFHGIASFQYNFFESAIHAYTAVNGTVTVYVDNDVAAADDTASTAEDTAVIINVLANDSDADGDAMVVHRVDQPANGTAEVLADGTIRYTPDANFSGTETITYYVGSEFQPESAASTATITVTVTLVTDAVTAVDDSVTTAEDQQVVLDLTANDLNPDGLGGAVLSVGTPGHGAIVQSGQTFTYVPDADFNGTDSFSYTREDGLGGTTTATVTVTVTGVNDAPVANADSVTVAEDGSLTFDPRSNDSDPEGTALSITGLGTPAHGSVQINADGTVTYVPDANYFGSDSFTYTVSDGELTATATITVAVQPVQDAPVAVNDSASTAEDTAVVIDVAANDMELDGEALTVTAVTGAANGQVQFSGGRITYTPDADFNGSEQLTYTVSDGNGGTATATVDITVTPVNDAPVVVNDTSSAAQSATQTVAPLANDSDVDGLQLSITALNGTAVQPGQFISLASGALVFLNGDGTVSFFPGGSYDHLALDQSAIETVTYTISDGAGGTSSGTIQFTVTGINDAPVAAPDSAATQEDTAVTVGVLTNDCDAEGNPLTLTAVADPANGTVSFTAGGSITFTPDQNFNGTEVITYTVSDGLGGSSTGTLTVTVAPVNDLPVAADDAVSTNEDTAVTIDVLANDSDAETANLLVTGTTQGANGTVEIVNGQLVYTPDANFHGTDSFIYTVNDRQGGKAEATVTVTVQPVNDAPVAAGDTATTSEDSPVTLAPLANDRDAEGGVLAITALDGTPVTEGGSVTLASGAIVTLNADGTVTFDPNGAYDNLQPGGSPAVVQIPYSIADSGGLADSGVIEITVTGANDPAAFSGQLNAAMSEDGAGTSGRIAVTDPDSLQQMTPGSYTGNYGSLSLAADGSWNYTRTAVLDYLEPGQSVIDSFALTSADGTPAALEITIEGALDHLAITGTAAGESLTGGSGNDTLSGLGGDDTMTGMGGNDIIEGGSGFDYAAYLGNSDEFTFALATDGRGILVTDSNALDGLDEGTDLLLAGTDAIVFADDAVGSIVWQGDQAVSMELRQNGQLISRLGETADGLGRAVTYQDGVVATVTFTDTSADGSAQPWASLTRTLNSSGQVAQSEIVFDNGTTRSVVNNYENGVLATRTLTDGAGSASSARWQSIQRSMDASGNVLQSDIVYDDGTTRSVQNSFTDGIRTGQVLTDGDGAQSGARWQAIARTFDTSGNILSTEVNFDDGTLQMRENTWSGGVLAAQVITDGTGTQSSANWSRLERFFDADGSLARKVINWDDGDRTIALYDAGILTTLTREDLNGDQPFDSRTTVFAPDGSIIDTTFVWDVIG
- a CDS encoding LuxR family transcriptional regulator; protein product: MLVEGLIEIADPAWWEDWEKYHFLELLVTVGLLFAVAFLSFEVRAMRQAADTMAAKLEAASGSFNQLLEAHYDAWGLTPTEREVARLVLKGCSNAEIAEIRNAATGTVKAQTHSIYAKSGLSGKSQLMGFLLEELTDGHSLK
- a CDS encoding MarR family winged helix-turn-helix transcriptional regulator, which produces MAGEDGVRAYELTRNLLFEQSNLSRILAQMVKQELVRETVFQRDRRGKLLHLTETGAALRLQMWQIYGAAIKQAMEPLDSAEDLEVFLERLQKTGGGPFP
- a CDS encoding immunity 50 family protein; this encodes MNEDATASAFGTVDGGPELIKWFGRVPGFHDAEVLDLHLKRSGKSKLSIHTRNMTSEIENGYYRLEKHAVVTFTMDRIFELEIEGFNHQNVIGGLSLKRVRSGENTGVYELQIEPVFGLSGVIRAQAVSVSYTPGKP